A portion of the Streptomyces erythrochromogenes genome contains these proteins:
- a CDS encoding dsDNA nuclease domain-containing protein, translated as MHRRLRLRNLSHRGSTAHRLAAEAPSTNMTSRPTCVLEPARFRQCARTTAPFRKAHLSWWSGLLMGEAVQHLCCAVVTARTVCSPLHRSDRPAASVPLTLRAWRARAGGHMADPIAIGTRNDSGSAVLRGYEYQTHVTALSVLEMLADQHVQHVTCEHIGDVIVARSAAGQASGGLFWEFQAIRARSSTRPWRLGEVAKGPLKQLWHSYEAVRGQKLSYGLTAVLEGSLHPADPLVAALAHGEGAQHEQCLQRVATHLSAGIQEVSGFLDLVRVQELPGDIESRNLDFLHELAPSLTGAEITNLYTELVRRVRAAMQGRLESWWDDAAGVQGLSTGELGKRIGPRAVADIRQRLYRPDHVRADDSDRFSGDAPAPVHGPRGSAPYDARGMRGDYACEKHPFHRQEDGMADVFHATHKPTGTPVVLKKLRDKHPPLHKVARMTREIEVGRLLSEHPNAMPVWDADADCKWFVMPKAQTVATQCLDELKDPAALRDLVESVCSALAAAHGMQASASEHGWVHRDIKPSNVLRLDGRWVLADWGIARRPPGQTTHPQRTRVGVSMGSAGFAAPELSNDAHSAGPPTDIYSLGQLIGWAVTGRDPLQNVALIPESGPWRAVVREATRTDPRRRPATVRAFLDLIAQEIDTPPIPPVVQAAALRDSLNAGEPNAPEELVVLAAAHPDDAALYCDVLLAIDPEVLIPALMADIPRALEIVQAMPELLDTHRSPERGEVDALILWLFTVARYAADAGRLHLLEESCNGAFSWDAAWDQWRPQDKIRPWLRTLTGDAAGSVAGALRDHPDCARHFSSLANELGVDHRIRSAVSSPSRGSATTAGVR; from the coding sequence ATGCACCGTCGACTGCGGCTCCGGAACCTGTCTCACCGGGGCAGCACCGCTCATCGGCTTGCTGCTGAGGCCCCCAGCACGAACATGACGAGCAGGCCGACCTGTGTGCTGGAACCGGCACGATTCCGCCAGTGCGCCCGCACAACCGCCCCGTTCCGTAAGGCGCACTTGTCCTGGTGGAGTGGGCTATTGATGGGCGAAGCTGTTCAGCACCTTTGCTGCGCGGTCGTGACGGCTCGGACGGTTTGCTCGCCTCTTCATCGAAGTGATCGACCTGCTGCTTCAGTACCCCTTACGCTGCGTGCTTGGAGAGCGCGGGCTGGGGGGCATATGGCAGATCCGATTGCGATCGGCACTCGGAACGATTCTGGCTCGGCTGTGCTCCGGGGGTATGAGTACCAGACTCATGTGACGGCACTCTCCGTTCTGGAGATGCTGGCTGACCAGCACGTCCAGCACGTGACGTGTGAGCACATCGGGGACGTGATCGTTGCCCGCAGCGCCGCAGGGCAGGCCAGCGGCGGTCTGTTCTGGGAGTTCCAGGCGATCAGGGCTAGAAGCTCCACCAGGCCGTGGAGGCTCGGAGAGGTAGCCAAGGGACCGCTGAAGCAGCTGTGGCACTCCTATGAGGCGGTGAGGGGACAGAAGCTCTCCTACGGGCTTACGGCTGTCCTGGAAGGCTCCCTCCATCCTGCTGACCCTCTCGTTGCGGCTCTTGCCCATGGGGAAGGCGCGCAGCACGAACAGTGCCTGCAACGGGTGGCAACCCATCTGAGCGCTGGCATCCAGGAGGTTTCTGGCTTCTTGGACCTGGTACGCGTCCAGGAGCTGCCTGGAGACATCGAGTCGCGGAACCTCGACTTCCTCCACGAACTGGCTCCGTCTTTGACCGGTGCGGAGATCACCAACCTCTACACCGAGCTGGTTCGTCGTGTCAGGGCGGCAATGCAAGGTCGCCTGGAGTCTTGGTGGGATGACGCGGCAGGAGTGCAAGGTCTGTCGACAGGAGAGTTGGGCAAACGGATCGGGCCGAGGGCTGTCGCCGACATCCGGCAGCGTCTGTATCGTCCGGACCACGTGCGGGCTGACGACTCGGATCGCTTCAGCGGCGATGCACCGGCGCCGGTCCACGGGCCCCGTGGCTCGGCTCCGTACGATGCTCGCGGTATGCGAGGGGACTACGCCTGCGAGAAACACCCCTTCCATCGCCAAGAGGACGGCATGGCTGACGTCTTCCACGCGACCCACAAGCCAACGGGCACACCCGTGGTCCTCAAGAAGCTGCGCGACAAGCACCCGCCCCTTCACAAGGTTGCCCGGATGACCCGTGAGATTGAGGTTGGCCGTCTCCTGAGCGAGCACCCGAACGCGATGCCGGTCTGGGACGCGGACGCGGACTGCAAGTGGTTCGTCATGCCGAAGGCGCAGACCGTCGCAACGCAGTGTCTCGACGAACTGAAGGATCCGGCTGCGCTGCGGGATCTCGTGGAGAGCGTGTGCTCGGCTCTGGCGGCTGCCCACGGCATGCAGGCATCAGCCTCCGAACACGGGTGGGTGCACCGGGACATCAAGCCGTCTAACGTGCTCCGGCTTGACGGGAGATGGGTTCTGGCTGACTGGGGCATTGCCCGCCGTCCGCCTGGCCAGACCACCCATCCGCAGCGCACGAGGGTCGGGGTAAGCATGGGCTCGGCGGGCTTTGCCGCCCCCGAGCTGAGCAACGACGCGCACAGCGCTGGCCCGCCGACCGACATCTACAGTCTGGGGCAGTTGATCGGCTGGGCGGTCACAGGCAGGGATCCACTGCAGAACGTTGCTCTCATCCCGGAGTCGGGGCCCTGGCGTGCGGTTGTTCGGGAGGCGACGCGCACGGACCCCAGGAGACGGCCGGCAACGGTGCGAGCGTTCCTTGATCTCATAGCCCAGGAGATCGACACACCTCCCATTCCGCCCGTAGTACAGGCCGCGGCACTCCGTGACTCCCTGAACGCTGGAGAACCGAACGCCCCCGAGGAACTGGTGGTCCTGGCCGCCGCCCACCCTGACGACGCTGCCCTGTACTGCGACGTACTCCTTGCCATCGACCCCGAGGTGCTCATACCGGCACTGATGGCCGACATCCCTCGGGCACTCGAGATCGTCCAGGCAATGCCCGAGCTTCTGGACACACACCGCTCACCGGAGCGCGGGGAAGTCGACGCCCTGATCCTGTGGCTGTTCACCGTCGCACGCTACGCCGCTGATGCAGGCCGGCTGCACCTGCTGGAGGAAAGCTGCAATGGTGCGTTTAGCTGGGACGCTGCGTGGGACCAGTGGAGACCGCAGGACAAGATCAGGCCCTGGCTTCGTACGCTGACCGGGGATGCTGCCGGCTCGGTCGCTGGAGCTCTGCGCGATCATCCCGACTGTGCCCGTCACTTCTCCTCACTCGCGAACGAGTTGGGAGTTGATCACAGGATCCGATCAGCAGTTTCGTCACCGTCTCGGGGTTCGGCCACAACTGCTGGGGTGAGGTAG